The following are encoded together in the Terriglobales bacterium genome:
- a CDS encoding response regulator has translation MKALVVDDSMLIRHTVCRWLEERGFAVEAACNGAEALETMAAYVPDVIITDMEMPQMTGPELIFKLRSQPHTADIPIVILAGKRSALSMGAQCRAHYTIFKDIDIETQLQHAVTSLAAKRTGN, from the coding sequence ATGAAAGCACTCGTGGTTGACGACTCCATGCTCATCCGGCACACCGTGTGCCGGTGGCTGGAAGAGCGCGGCTTCGCGGTGGAGGCGGCCTGCAATGGCGCCGAAGCGCTGGAAACCATGGCGGCCTACGTCCCTGACGTAATCATCACCGACATGGAAATGCCGCAAATGACCGGGCCGGAGCTGATCTTCAAGCTGCGCAGCCAGCCCCATACCGCCGACATTCCCATCGTGATCCTGGCGGGCAAGCGGAGCGCTCTCAGCATGGGCGCGCAATGCCGGGCGCACTACACCATCTTCAAAGACATTGACATTGAGACGCAGCTGCAGCACGCGGTGACCTCGCTGGCGGCGAAGCGGACCGGGAACTAA